A genome region from Pseudomonas anguilliseptica includes the following:
- the gspD gene encoding type II secretion system secretin GspD — protein MITPALRPLFRLLLLHTALLLSIASQANASTEAPAQSEDSWTINMQSAEIRDFIEQISSISGQTFIIDPRVKGQVTVIAQQPMNIAEVYKLFLSVMSTHGFAVMPQGNQLSIIPSSEAKTTAGSNGNLETRVLQVQHGAANDLLPLIRPLVANHGHLAAVPSSNSLIISDTPANIARIDEIIRQLDSQNQDDFSVYDLRHAWVHELAAVINSSLKNAQASGAQVIADTRANRLLLLGPSDARARLLKLAQSLDTPSSRSTNTRVIRLRHGDAKEMAKTLGDFGDNLSQSQGNENATPLKLMIRADESLNAIVIMAEADIVNMFEDLVRQLDIPRAQVLVEAAIVEMSGDISDALGVQWAIDGRGGSGLGGVNFSNTGLSVGTLLGAIASKETGDLAKTLPNGAIFGVGNDNFGALITALSSTGKSNLLSTPTLLTLDNQSAEILVGQNVPFQTGSYTTDAAGSSNPFTTIERKDIGVTLKVTPHINEGATLRLVIEQEISSIAPSTGLNAQAVDLVTNKRSIKSTVLADDGQVIVLGGLIQDDITSSESKVPLLGDIPGIGRLFRSTREARQKRNLMVFLRPTVARDGVGLANLSLGKYRDLRLLGQANGYDHLPQQAHALFDQGIEAAATDLRQPAKAIPAKPSKTLIETPKPVDPATLGDGRGGESKPKVAARRHTIQLVEGSSREFMQALLERHPKQPLRLAESTQAGETRYAVLYGSYPNRETALKALAVLPEQLPRRGASAQPE, from the coding sequence ATGATCACGCCTGCCCTGCGCCCACTTTTCCGCCTGCTACTGCTGCACACCGCCCTGTTGCTGAGCATCGCCAGCCAGGCCAATGCGTCGACCGAAGCGCCTGCACAGAGCGAGGACAGCTGGACGATCAATATGCAGAGTGCGGAAATTCGCGACTTTATCGAGCAGATATCCAGCATCAGTGGGCAGACCTTTATCATCGACCCGCGGGTAAAAGGTCAGGTCACGGTGATTGCCCAGCAGCCGATGAATATCGCCGAGGTCTACAAGCTGTTCCTCTCGGTGATGAGCACCCATGGTTTCGCCGTGATGCCTCAGGGCAATCAGCTGAGCATCATTCCCAGTAGCGAGGCCAAGACCACCGCAGGCAGCAACGGCAACCTGGAAACTCGTGTACTGCAGGTACAACACGGCGCCGCCAACGACCTGCTGCCGCTGATTCGCCCGCTGGTCGCCAACCATGGTCATCTGGCCGCCGTGCCCTCCTCCAACAGCCTGATCATCAGCGACACCCCGGCCAATATCGCCCGCATCGACGAGATCATCCGCCAGCTGGACAGCCAGAACCAGGACGATTTCAGCGTCTATGACCTGCGCCATGCCTGGGTTCATGAGCTGGCAGCGGTGATCAACAGTTCGCTGAAAAACGCCCAGGCCAGCGGTGCCCAGGTGATTGCCGATACCCGCGCCAACCGTCTGCTGCTGCTCGGCCCCAGCGATGCCCGCGCGCGCCTATTGAAGCTGGCGCAGAGCCTCGACACGCCCAGCTCGCGCTCGACCAATACCCGGGTTATCCGTTTGCGCCATGGCGATGCCAAGGAGATGGCGAAGACCCTCGGTGACTTCGGCGACAACCTGAGCCAGAGTCAAGGCAACGAAAACGCCACACCGCTCAAGCTGATGATTCGCGCTGACGAAAGCCTCAACGCCATCGTCATCATGGCCGAGGCCGATATCGTCAATATGTTCGAGGATCTGGTGCGCCAGCTGGATATACCCCGCGCCCAGGTGCTGGTGGAGGCCGCTATTGTCGAGATGTCCGGTGACATCAGTGACGCTCTCGGCGTGCAGTGGGCCATTGATGGCCGCGGTGGCAGTGGCCTAGGAGGGGTCAACTTCAGCAATACCGGGCTATCCGTCGGCACCCTACTCGGCGCCATCGCCAGCAAAGAGACAGGCGATCTGGCTAAGACACTGCCCAACGGGGCGATCTTCGGGGTTGGTAACGATAACTTTGGCGCACTGATTACGGCACTGTCGTCGACCGGCAAAAGTAACCTGCTCTCCACCCCAACTCTGCTAACGCTGGACAACCAGTCTGCCGAGATTTTGGTCGGCCAAAACGTACCGTTCCAAACAGGGTCTTACACGACCGACGCCGCCGGTTCGAGCAACCCTTTTACCACCATCGAACGCAAGGATATCGGCGTTACTCTCAAGGTCACCCCGCATATCAATGAAGGCGCCACCCTGCGCCTGGTGATCGAGCAAGAAATATCCTCCATTGCCCCGAGCACCGGGCTCAATGCCCAGGCCGTGGATCTGGTGACCAACAAGCGCTCGATCAAGAGCACCGTGCTGGCCGATGATGGCCAGGTGATCGTGCTCGGCGGCCTGATTCAGGACGACATCACCAGCAGCGAGAGTAAGGTGCCGCTGCTCGGCGATATCCCAGGGATCGGCCGGCTGTTCCGCTCAACCCGCGAAGCGCGGCAGAAACGCAACCTGATGGTGTTCCTGCGCCCGACCGTGGCACGCGACGGCGTCGGCCTGGCCAACCTGAGCCTGGGCAAATACCGCGACCTGCGCCTGCTCGGCCAGGCCAACGGTTACGACCATCTACCGCAGCAGGCCCATGCCTTGTTCGACCAGGGCATTGAGGCAGCCGCAACCGACCTGCGCCAGCCGGCCAAAGCCATCCCGGCAAAACCGAGCAAGACCCTGATCGAAACGCCAAAACCTGTCGACCCGGCCACCCTGGGCGATGGCCGTGGCGGCGAAAGCAAACCCAAGGTTGCAGCGCGCCGCCACACCATCCAGCTGGTCGAAGGCAGCAGCCGCGAATTTATGCAGGCCCTGCTTGAACGCCACCCCAAGCAGCCCCTGCGTCTGGCCGAGAGCACGCAGGCCGGGGAAACCCGCTACGCCGTGCTCTATGGCAGCTACCCGAACCGCGAGACAGCGCTCAAAGCCCTGGCCGTTTTGCCTGAACAGCTGCCCAGACGCGGCGCTAGCGCCCAACCCGAGTAA
- a CDS encoding zinc-dependent metalloprotease family protein, giving the protein MKKVQWLSALALALTAHSAQANPETVDIMVLYTKDAQSLPNGRDIDARIASYIEYTNTAYAKSGVNIRLRLVHKQLLDWANYYDVSGANLNKFTDDAQVKRLREQYGADVVHLINRTTQGQGYGVCGIAWMGTGAKNSDRFNSGAKEMAYGLTAVDCSLSTFAHEVGHNMGLRHSYEQDQQGGYYNANGHNGTHEWSRGYGVQGQFSTIMAYPQVFGARSRAPVFSNPRLNAADCANQPCGMPDRSDAVRSLNVMATQIAAFRATQVPVTNNPGTGNPTTPPAELPWCSKPALKGLISNGEFNSNQGWRALFGQAQLSLVNVALNCRDNALQMDAQAFDVLATPATGLTTGAKYRLKAKAMLKARDSRENVRVAILRESTDGRFTYSVEQTANLSVTGNEFSRLEKTFTYTAPSNVRNLYVAIWSDSGSSLLVDEVELQEAQAAAPPTPPAPTQFGWNFENGIGGWSGFYGRARASTFANGSRQALEAYQRQYEGSGASVSLLGNVQAGNRYRVSADLSIGRSSAVSAIAYAYLYVEDGNGRGQYLPLGQRTTRGGSWSKLQHEVQLPAGTLRRADLLILGTQRGQSLFIDNVSIGKL; this is encoded by the coding sequence ATGAAAAAAGTGCAATGGCTCTCCGCCCTCGCACTGGCCCTGACCGCCCATAGCGCTCAGGCCAACCCGGAAACCGTCGACATCATGGTGCTCTACACCAAAGACGCGCAAAGCCTGCCTAACGGCCGCGATATCGACGCACGCATCGCCAGCTATATCGAATACACCAACACGGCCTACGCCAAAAGCGGCGTGAATATCCGCCTGCGCCTGGTACACAAGCAGCTGCTTGACTGGGCCAACTACTACGATGTGTCCGGCGCCAACCTCAACAAATTCACTGATGACGCCCAGGTAAAACGCCTGCGTGAGCAATACGGCGCCGACGTGGTACATCTGATCAACCGCACCACCCAGGGCCAGGGTTATGGCGTCTGCGGTATCGCCTGGATGGGTACTGGCGCGAAGAACAGTGATCGTTTCAACAGCGGCGCCAAGGAAATGGCCTATGGCCTGACCGCTGTCGACTGCAGCCTCAGCACCTTCGCCCATGAAGTTGGCCACAATATGGGCCTGCGCCACTCCTACGAGCAGGACCAGCAGGGAGGCTACTACAACGCCAACGGCCACAACGGCACCCACGAATGGAGCCGTGGCTACGGCGTCCAGGGTCAGTTCAGCACCATCATGGCCTACCCGCAGGTCTTCGGCGCGCGCAGTCGGGCGCCGGTATTTTCCAACCCACGCCTGAATGCCGCCGACTGCGCCAACCAGCCTTGCGGCATGCCCGATCGCTCCGATGCCGTGCGCTCGCTGAACGTCATGGCCACGCAGATCGCCGCCTTCCGCGCCACCCAGGTGCCAGTCACCAACAACCCCGGCACCGGCAACCCGACCACGCCACCGGCCGAGCTGCCCTGGTGCAGCAAACCCGCACTCAAGGGTTTGATCAGCAACGGCGAATTCAACAGCAACCAAGGCTGGCGTGCCCTGTTCGGTCAGGCGCAGCTGAGCCTGGTCAATGTGGCACTGAACTGCCGCGACAACGCACTGCAGATGGATGCACAGGCCTTCGATGTACTGGCCACACCGGCCACCGGCCTGACTACCGGCGCGAAATATCGCCTGAAAGCCAAAGCCATGCTCAAGGCCCGCGACAGCCGTGAGAACGTACGCGTGGCGATCCTCCGGGAAAGCACTGACGGCCGCTTTACTTACAGCGTCGAGCAGACAGCAAACCTGTCGGTGACCGGCAACGAGTTCAGCCGCCTGGAAAAGACCTTCACCTACACAGCCCCAAGCAACGTGCGCAATCTGTATGTGGCGATCTGGAGCGACAGCGGCAGCAGCCTGCTGGTCGATGAAGTCGAGCTGCAGGAAGCCCAAGCCGCTGCGCCACCAACTCCGCCGGCACCGACCCAGTTCGGCTGGAACTTCGAGAACGGCATTGGTGGCTGGTCTGGCTTCTATGGCAGGGCCCGCGCCAGCACGTTCGCCAACGGCAGCCGCCAGGCTCTGGAAGCTTATCAGCGTCAGTACGAAGGCTCTGGCGCAAGCGTCAGCCTGCTCGGCAATGTTCAGGCCGGTAATCGTTATCGCGTCTCGGCCGATCTGAGTATTGGTCGTAGCAGTGCGGTCAGCGCCATCGCCTATGCCTATCTGTATGTCGAAGATGGCAATGGTCGTGGCCAGTACCTGCCACTTGGCCAGCGCACCACCCGTGGTGGCAGCTGGAGCAAGTTGCAGCATGAAGTACAGCTGCCAGCCGGCACCCTGCGCCGCGCCGATCTGCTGATCCTTGGCACGCAACGCGGACAGTCGTTGTTTATCGACAACGTCAGCATCGGCAAGCTGTAA
- a CDS encoding DUF4426 domain-containing protein: protein MRRIALLFIALCLSLPALAERKQTFGDLDVHYIAFNSGFLQPDIAAANGLVRSKTQGVVNISVLKAGKASSASVSGEVKDLVGRSQPLTFKQVNEGEAIYYLAQFNFSQREMLRFTINVRAADGVAHSFDFNQEFFPDE from the coding sequence ATGCGTCGCATCGCACTACTGTTTATCGCCCTGTGCCTGAGCCTGCCGGCGCTGGCTGAACGCAAGCAGACCTTCGGCGATCTCGACGTGCACTACATCGCCTTCAATTCCGGTTTTCTGCAGCCGGATATCGCCGCCGCCAACGGCCTGGTGCGCAGCAAGACCCAGGGCGTGGTGAACATTTCCGTGCTCAAGGCCGGCAAGGCCAGCAGCGCCAGCGTCAGTGGCGAAGTGAAGGATCTGGTCGGCCGCAGCCAGCCGCTGACCTTCAAGCAGGTCAACGAAGGTGAGGCCATTTATTACCTGGCGCAATTCAACTTCAGCCAGCGTGAAATGCTGCGTTTCACCATCAACGTGCGCGCGGCCGATGGCGTGGCGCACAGTTTCGACTTCAACCAGGAATTCTTCCCAGACGAATGA
- the metW gene encoding methionine biosynthesis protein MetW, whose amino-acid sequence MRADLEIIQEWIPAGSRVLDLGCGNGELLAWLAEHKQVSGYGLEIDADNIAQCVSKGVNVIEQNLDQGLGNFASNSFDVVVMTQSLQALHYPDKVLAEMLRVGKSCIITFPNFGHWHCRWYLTTKGRMPVSDFLPYTWFNTPNIHFCTFEDFEKLCHDQGAKVMDRLAVDRDHRHGWASRIWPNLLGEIGIYRISGPTAEDVQIAN is encoded by the coding sequence ATGCGCGCGGATCTCGAAATCATCCAAGAGTGGATTCCCGCCGGCAGTCGTGTACTCGACCTGGGGTGCGGCAATGGCGAGTTGCTCGCCTGGCTGGCTGAACACAAGCAGGTGTCCGGCTACGGCCTGGAAATCGATGCGGACAATATCGCCCAGTGCGTCAGCAAGGGCGTCAACGTGATTGAGCAGAACCTTGACCAGGGGCTGGGCAACTTCGCCAGCAACAGCTTCGATGTGGTGGTCATGACCCAGTCGCTGCAGGCCCTGCACTACCCGGACAAGGTGCTGGCGGAAATGCTCCGGGTTGGCAAGAGCTGCATCATCACCTTCCCCAACTTCGGCCACTGGCACTGCCGCTGGTACCTCACCACCAAGGGCCGCATGCCAGTGTCGGATTTTCTGCCGTACACCTGGTTCAACACGCCGAACATCCACTTCTGCACCTTCGAAGACTTCGAAAAGCTGTGCCACGATCAGGGCGCGAAAGTCATGGACCGCCTGGCCGTGGACCGCGACCACCGGCACGGCTGGGCCAGTCGAATCTGGCCTAATCTGTTAGGTGAAATCGGCATTTACCGGATCAGCGGGCCTACGGCCGAAGACGTGCAGATCGCCAACTAG
- a CDS encoding DUF3392 domain-containing protein, translating into MDLLLDLIVTLSRWSRSHLYDISLAIMATLLVLFGPGINAWVQRNTSSMNFIFRTLIFVLLCAVGYGLLIVFATPYLAKGLGFFNNFTLAPVLILVFFIIGILADRS; encoded by the coding sequence ATGGACCTGCTACTCGACCTGATCGTCACCCTGTCGCGCTGGAGCCGCAGCCACCTCTATGATATTTCCCTGGCGATCATGGCCACCCTGCTGGTGCTGTTCGGTCCCGGCATCAATGCCTGGGTGCAGCGCAACACCAGCAGCATGAACTTCATCTTTCGCACACTGATCTTCGTGCTGCTCTGCGCGGTGGGCTACGGCCTGCTGATCGTCTTCGCCACACCTTACCTGGCCAAGGGCCTGGGCTTCTTCAACAACTTCACCCTGGCTCCGGTGCTGATTCTGGTGTTCTTTATCATCGGCATCCTCGCCGACCGCAGCTAG
- the rdgB gene encoding RdgB/HAM1 family non-canonical purine NTP pyrophosphatase has product MMHFNELVLASHNAGKLKELQAMLGSSVRVRSVGEFSMVEPEETGLSFIENAILKARNAARLSGLPALADDSGLAVDFLGGAPGIYSARYADGQGDAANNTKLLDALKDMPDAERGAQFVCCLALVRHADDPLPIICEGLWHGRILHAAQGVKGFGYDPLFWVPERDCSSAELPAAEKNQISHRARAMALLKQRLGLA; this is encoded by the coding sequence ATGATGCACTTCAACGAGCTTGTACTCGCCAGTCATAACGCCGGCAAACTCAAGGAGCTGCAAGCCATGCTCGGCAGCAGCGTGCGCGTGCGCTCAGTCGGCGAATTCTCGATGGTCGAGCCGGAAGAAACCGGCCTGTCATTTATCGAGAATGCCATTCTCAAGGCACGCAATGCCGCCCGATTGTCCGGCCTGCCGGCGCTGGCCGACGACTCGGGCCTGGCGGTGGACTTTCTCGGCGGCGCACCGGGCATCTACTCGGCGCGCTATGCCGATGGCCAGGGTGACGCGGCGAACAACACCAAACTGCTCGACGCCCTGAAAGATATGCCGGACGCCGAGCGCGGCGCTCAGTTCGTCTGCTGCCTGGCACTGGTGCGGCATGCCGACGACCCGCTGCCAATCATCTGCGAAGGCCTCTGGCACGGGCGCATCCTGCACGCCGCACAAGGCGTGAAAGGCTTCGGCTATGACCCGCTGTTCTGGGTGCCCGAGCGTGATTGCTCCAGCGCCGAACTGCCGGCAGCCGAGAAAAACCAGATCAGCCACCGCGCCCGCGCCATGGCCCTGCTGAAACAGCGGCTGGGCCTGGCATGA
- a CDS encoding type II secretion system protein N: MLQPSQPAQPVISEHLITGVCLLLLLAGSISLAYQGAAFWRLLHSPINLTPVQQAPVQPVIDQQQLAKLFGVPLLDSSGPAPATALQLTLMAAFNHPQSSRSSAIIGRDGQVPERFMVGATIAPGVTLESVQRQHATLLRHGRRESLHFPDKPSQPLTPAANPIASGLLSQASSRN, from the coding sequence ATGTTGCAACCCAGCCAACCGGCCCAGCCAGTTATCTCGGAACACTTGATCACCGGCGTGTGTCTGCTGCTTCTGCTGGCCGGCAGTATCAGCCTGGCTTATCAGGGCGCGGCGTTCTGGCGCTTACTGCATAGCCCGATCAACCTGACGCCCGTGCAGCAAGCCCCTGTACAACCGGTTATAGATCAGCAGCAGTTGGCGAAATTGTTCGGTGTCCCTCTACTCGACAGTAGCGGCCCGGCTCCGGCCACCGCCCTGCAACTGACCTTGATGGCTGCCTTCAATCACCCACAAAGCAGCCGCTCCAGCGCCATCATCGGCAGAGATGGCCAGGTCCCTGAGCGTTTTATGGTCGGCGCCACCATCGCCCCAGGCGTCACCCTTGAGAGTGTGCAGCGCCAGCATGCCACCCTGCTGCGCCACGGTCGCCGCGAGAGCCTGCACTTCCCGGACAAACCCAGCCAGCCGCTTACACCTGCAGCCAACCCCATCGCTAGCGGATTGCTCAGTCAGGCCAGCAGCCGCAACTAA
- the hemW gene encoding radical SAM family heme chaperone HemW, protein MASGGGFALPPLALYVHIPWCVKKCPYCDFNSHTAGPNLPEEAYVDALLADLDADLTQVHNRPLSSIFFGGGTPSLFSAKALGRLLEGVERRVPFAADIEITLEANPGTFEQAKFKDYRRLGINRLSIGVQSFQAPKLIALGRIHDGDEAVRAADMARAAGFDNFNLDLMHGLPNQSIEDALSDLRTAIAQGPTHLSWYQLTVEPNTVFWNQPPEVPEDDILWDIQEAGQALLAAEGYAQYEVSAYAQPGKAARHNLNYWTFGDFLGIGAGAHGKLSQPDGRISRSWKTRLPKDYLDTSKRFSAGERVLGADELPFEFLMNVLRLTDGVASELFTQRTGLPLSQLAAARIEAHKRGLLYSDPARLCATREGQLFLNDLLQYFLP, encoded by the coding sequence ATGGCGTCCGGCGGCGGCTTCGCGCTGCCGCCACTTGCACTCTATGTGCACATCCCCTGGTGCGTGAAGAAGTGCCCGTATTGCGACTTCAACTCCCACACCGCCGGGCCCAATCTGCCGGAAGAAGCGTATGTCGACGCTCTGCTGGCGGATCTGGATGCCGATCTGACGCAGGTGCATAACCGCCCGCTGAGCTCGATCTTCTTTGGTGGCGGCACCCCCAGCCTGTTTTCGGCCAAGGCCCTCGGCCGTCTGCTTGAAGGCGTGGAGCGGCGTGTGCCGTTTGCCGCCGATATCGAGATCACCCTGGAAGCCAACCCCGGCACCTTTGAGCAGGCCAAGTTCAAGGACTACCGTCGCCTGGGTATCAATCGTTTGTCGATCGGTGTGCAGAGTTTCCAGGCACCCAAGCTAATCGCCCTAGGGCGCATCCACGACGGCGACGAAGCCGTGCGCGCCGCCGATATGGCCCGCGCTGCCGGCTTCGATAATTTCAACCTGGACCTGATGCACGGCCTGCCGAACCAGTCCATCGAGGACGCCCTGAGCGATCTGCGCACCGCCATTGCCCAGGGGCCGACGCACCTGTCCTGGTATCAGCTGACGGTGGAGCCAAACACGGTGTTCTGGAACCAGCCGCCCGAAGTGCCGGAAGACGATATTCTCTGGGACATTCAGGAAGCCGGACAGGCCCTGCTGGCCGCTGAAGGTTACGCGCAGTACGAAGTGTCGGCCTACGCCCAGCCTGGCAAGGCGGCGCGGCACAACCTGAACTACTGGACCTTTGGCGACTTTCTCGGCATTGGCGCCGGCGCCCACGGCAAGCTCAGCCAGCCGGACGGGCGCATCAGCCGCAGCTGGAAAACCCGCCTGCCCAAGGACTACCTCGACACCAGCAAACGCTTCAGCGCCGGCGAGCGCGTCCTTGGCGCCGATGAGCTGCCCTTCGAATTTCTGATGAATGTGCTGCGCCTCACGGACGGCGTCGCCAGCGAACTGTTCACTCAGCGCACCGGCCTGCCGCTCAGCCAGCTCGCCGCCGCGCGCATCGAGGCGCACAAGCGCGGCCTGCTGTACAGCGATCCGGCACGCCTGTGCGCCACTCGCGAAGGCCAGCTGTTTCTCAACGACCTGCTGCAGTATTTTCTACCCTGA
- a CDS encoding DUF1329 domain-containing protein, with product MLRTLSILLLATCALQAQAKVDSAHAARLGQDLTPLGGERAGNAAGTIPAWDGGLAQPPANYQSGMHHPDPYSADAPLYQVNSQNLAQYQAQLPAGFKALLEKNPDYALRVFPTRRSAAAPQRIYDATRFNAQTAELISGGNGVDGAAAGIPFPLPKTGQETIWNHIMRYRGDKISFVTNQAAVLSNGAYNLLKLERDIYFLYGREGVSPQDLDNTLFYYKYKVVAPAKLSGSALVVQETLDQVLAIRKAWRFNRGERRVRRLPMLAYDTLQPDTNGMATADVVDSYNGAPDRYDWNLVGKQEMLVPYNSYAVHQKGIPYDNILRSNTVNPELLRYELHRVWVVDATLRKGFSHPYAKRRFYIDEDSWQILAADLYDKNGELSGVQESHPISYYDVPMFGSTLETIYDFKGKRYFVDGLDNNEPMYNFNAKLTPRDFTPQALRREGN from the coding sequence GTGTTGAGAACGCTTTCAATTCTGCTGCTGGCTACGTGCGCGCTACAGGCACAGGCCAAAGTCGACAGTGCCCATGCTGCGCGCCTGGGCCAGGACCTGACACCGCTGGGCGGTGAGCGTGCGGGCAATGCCGCCGGTACCATCCCCGCCTGGGATGGTGGCCTGGCACAACCGCCGGCCAACTACCAGTCGGGCATGCATCACCCTGACCCTTACAGCGCTGATGCGCCCTTGTACCAGGTCAACAGCCAGAACTTGGCGCAGTACCAGGCGCAGCTGCCGGCGGGCTTCAAGGCGTTGCTGGAAAAAAATCCCGATTACGCCCTGCGAGTATTCCCGACCCGTCGTAGCGCCGCAGCGCCGCAGCGCATCTATGACGCTACGCGCTTCAACGCGCAGACCGCCGAGCTGATTTCCGGCGGTAACGGCGTCGACGGTGCTGCCGCTGGTATCCCCTTCCCGCTGCCGAAAACCGGTCAGGAAACCATCTGGAACCACATCATGCGTTACCGTGGCGACAAGATCAGCTTCGTCACCAACCAGGCGGCGGTACTGAGCAACGGTGCCTATAACCTGCTCAAACTGGAACGTGACATCTACTTCCTCTACGGCCGTGAAGGTGTCAGCCCGCAGGACCTGGACAACACCCTGTTCTACTACAAGTACAAGGTGGTCGCCCCGGCCAAACTCTCCGGTTCGGCGTTGGTGGTGCAGGAAACCCTCGATCAGGTGCTGGCGATCCGCAAAGCCTGGCGCTTCAACCGCGGCGAGCGCCGCGTGCGCCGCCTGCCGATGCTGGCCTACGACACCCTGCAGCCGGACACCAACGGCATGGCTACCGCCGACGTGGTCGACTCCTACAACGGTGCGCCGGATCGTTACGACTGGAACCTGGTCGGCAAGCAGGAAATGCTGGTGCCGTACAACAGCTACGCCGTGCACCAGAAGGGCATCCCCTACGACAACATCCTGCGCAGCAATACCGTGAATCCGGAACTGCTGCGTTATGAGCTGCACCGCGTCTGGGTGGTCGATGCCACGCTGCGCAAGGGCTTTAGTCACCCTTATGCCAAGCGCCGCTTCTACATCGACGAGGACAGCTGGCAGATTCTCGCCGCCGATCTTTACGACAAGAACGGCGAGCTGAGCGGTGTGCAGGAAAGTCATCCGATCAGCTACTACGACGTGCCGATGTTCGGCAGCACCCTGGAGACCATCTACGACTTCAAGGGCAAGCGTTACTTTGTCGACGGCCTGGATAACAACGAGCCGATGTACAACTTCAACGCCAAGCTGACGCCGCGCGATTTCACCCCGCAGGCACTGCGCCGCGAAGGTAACTGA
- the metX gene encoding homoserine O-succinyltransferase MetX: MSTAFPQDSVGLVTPQVMHFAEPLALACGRSLADYQLIVETYGELNATASNAVLICHALSGHHHAAGYHSVDDRKPGWWDSCIGPGKPIDTNKFFVVSLNNLGGCNGSTGPSSVNPATGKPFGADFPVMTVEDWVHSQARLADNLGIQQWAAVIGGSLGGMQAMQWTISYPERVRHCLAIASAPKLSAQNIAFNEVARQAILTDPQFHGGHFQEQGVIPKRGLMLARMVGHITYLSDDAMGEKFGRGLKSEKLNYDFHSVEFQVESYLRYQGEEFSGRFDANTYLLMTKALDYFDPAAAFDGDLAKTLAHVSADFCVMSFTTDWRFSPARSREIVDALTAARKNVCYLEIDAPQGHDAFLMPIPRYLQAFESYMKRIKV; encoded by the coding sequence ATGTCGACTGCCTTTCCTCAAGACTCTGTTGGCTTGGTTACGCCCCAAGTGATGCACTTCGCCGAGCCGTTGGCGCTCGCCTGTGGACGCAGCCTGGCCGACTACCAACTGATCGTCGAAACCTATGGCGAGCTGAATGCAACGGCGAGCAACGCCGTGCTGATCTGCCACGCCCTGTCCGGCCATCACCATGCCGCCGGCTATCACAGCGTGGATGACCGCAAGCCGGGTTGGTGGGACAGCTGCATCGGCCCCGGCAAGCCCATCGACACCAACAAGTTCTTCGTCGTCAGCCTGAACAACCTCGGCGGCTGCAACGGCTCCACCGGCCCCAGCAGCGTCAACCCGGCTACCGGCAAACCCTTCGGCGCAGACTTCCCGGTGATGACCGTGGAAGACTGGGTGCACAGCCAGGCGCGGCTGGCCGACAACCTCGGCATCCAGCAGTGGGCCGCGGTGATCGGTGGCAGCCTGGGCGGTATGCAGGCCATGCAGTGGACCATCAGCTACCCCGAGCGCGTGCGTCACTGCCTGGCGATTGCCTCGGCCCCCAAGCTGTCGGCGCAAAACATCGCCTTCAACGAAGTGGCGCGCCAGGCGATCCTGACTGACCCGCAATTCCACGGCGGACACTTTCAGGAGCAGGGCGTAATCCCCAAGCGCGGGCTGATGCTGGCGCGCATGGTCGGCCACATCACCTACCTGTCGGATGACGCCATGGGCGAGAAATTCGGCCGTGGCCTGAAAAGCGAAAAGCTCAACTACGACTTCCACAGCGTCGAGTTTCAGGTGGAAAGCTACCTGCGCTATCAGGGCGAAGAGTTCTCCGGGCGCTTTGACGCCAACACCTACCTGCTGATGACCAAGGCACTGGACTACTTCGATCCGGCGGCGGCCTTCGACGGCGACCTGGCCAAGACCCTGGCCCACGTCAGCGCTGACTTCTGCGTGATGTCTTTCACCACCGACTGGCGTTTCTCGCCGGCGCGTTCGCGGGAAATCGTCGATGCGCTGACCGCAGCGCGGAAAAACGTCTGCTACCTGGAAATCGATGCGCCCCAGGGCCACGACGCTTTCCTGATGCCAATCCCGCGTTACCTGCAGGCATTCGAAAGCTATATGAAACGGATCAAGGTGTAG